From Pigmentibacter ruber, a single genomic window includes:
- a CDS encoding adenylate/guanylate cyclase domain-containing protein, with product MFSIRNRFLFLMCGLTALVSTVCLTFGAWLLFLQLKNSSFKILNSAKETLNTSLDFQFLKLDGDSRIIANFSQFIKEIESRQSLAVLKIAKKFQEELELSDVHSYDNDGNPISLGESGNQTFINFFSENKNKILFDSFKQALDGKNSSKFMSSNNLKIIHLSPVISENKKVCGILSTTFNLDRKYLQKIAKITGVDISFFSESQMLSSSIEDENEIEIIKKEFGHLKNEKNKENDKTWTSKNGYYHAFKFKPNLVNENVTAFLSISNKENEYVFNTSKIFILILGLGIFLLSVILSSFGAAGITKGLKKLEKNATTLSAGNLDVPIVSYGTDEVSKLAKSFEIMRNSIKNLIQNLKETNLSYQRFVPKEFIDILNKDDIRKILLGDFLEQEMTILFSDIRGYTKLSESLTPKENFEFINDYLKLVAPIIKEHGGFIDKYIGDGLMALFPNEAFQAFKASQKILSAIKQQNSENQYSIFGEVNIGIGLNTGKVVIGIVGEEKRLNATVIGDAVNTASRIESMTKEVKTELLISESTFKSFDAEEKQLVEFAGEFSVKGKDEKLKLYKLAN from the coding sequence ATGTTTAGTATCCGAAACCGTTTTTTATTTCTGATGTGTGGATTAACAGCGCTAGTATCCACGGTTTGTTTGACATTTGGTGCTTGGTTATTATTTTTGCAACTAAAAAATTCATCTTTTAAAATTTTAAACTCTGCAAAAGAAACGTTAAATACTTCTTTAGATTTTCAATTTTTAAAATTAGATGGCGATAGCCGCATCATTGCAAATTTTTCTCAATTTATTAAAGAAATTGAGTCTAGACAAAGTTTAGCTGTTTTAAAAATTGCAAAAAAATTTCAAGAAGAATTAGAATTATCAGATGTACATAGTTATGACAATGATGGAAATCCAATATCTTTAGGAGAAAGTGGAAACCAAACCTTTATTAATTTCTTTTCTGAAAACAAAAATAAAATTTTATTTGATAGTTTTAAACAAGCTTTAGATGGAAAAAATTCTTCTAAATTTATGTCAAGTAATAATTTAAAAATTATTCATCTTTCTCCTGTAATCTCTGAAAATAAAAAAGTATGCGGAATATTATCAACTACTTTTAATTTAGATAGAAAGTATTTACAAAAAATAGCAAAAATAACCGGAGTAGATATATCTTTTTTTAGTGAATCTCAAATGCTATCAAGCTCAATTGAAGACGAAAATGAGATTGAGATAATAAAAAAAGAATTTGGGCATTTAAAAAATGAAAAAAATAAAGAAAATGATAAAACTTGGACTTCAAAAAATGGTTACTACCATGCATTTAAGTTTAAACCTAATTTAGTAAATGAAAACGTAACAGCTTTCCTTTCTATCTCTAATAAAGAAAATGAATATGTATTTAATACCTCTAAAATATTTATTTTAATTCTTGGCCTAGGAATTTTTTTACTATCTGTTATTTTATCATCTTTTGGAGCAGCGGGAATTACCAAAGGTCTAAAAAAACTTGAAAAAAATGCAACAACCTTATCAGCTGGTAATTTGGATGTTCCGATTGTAAGTTATGGTACAGATGAAGTATCTAAATTAGCAAAAAGTTTTGAAATAATGCGTAATTCAATTAAAAATTTGATACAAAATTTAAAAGAAACTAATCTTTCTTACCAACGCTTTGTACCAAAAGAGTTTATTGATATTTTGAATAAAGATGATATTCGTAAAATTTTATTAGGAGATTTTTTGGAACAAGAAATGACTATTTTATTTTCAGATATTCGTGGATATACTAAACTTTCAGAAAGCTTAACTCCAAAGGAAAATTTTGAATTTATCAACGATTATTTAAAACTAGTTGCTCCTATTATAAAAGAACATGGAGGATTTATTGACAAATATATTGGAGATGGCTTAATGGCCTTGTTTCCTAATGAAGCATTTCAGGCGTTTAAGGCATCGCAAAAAATACTTTCAGCAATTAAACAACAAAATAGTGAAAATCAATATTCAATATTTGGTGAAGTAAACATTGGAATTGGTTTGAATACAGGTAAAGTTGTGATTGGCATTGTTGGGGAAGAAAAAAGATTAAATGCAACTGTAATTGGCGATGCTGTAAATACCGCTTCAAGAATAGAAAGCATGACCAAAGAAGTTAAAACTGAATTATTAATTTCTGAAAGCACATTCAAATCATTTGATGCTGAAGAAAAACAGCTGGTAGAATTTGCTGGAGAATTTAGTGTTAAAGGAAAAGATGAAAAATTAAAACTTTATAAACTTGCCAACTAA
- the hemH gene encoding ferrochelatase, translating to MEPKVKTGVLLVNVGTPDAPETKAVRRYLKEFLSDPRVIDIPAVIRFFLLRCIILPFRSPKSAHAYKSIWSKEHGSPLLMHSRQLGMAVGKLLGDDYQVEVSMRYQNPSIDEAISKLNHAGVSKIIVFPLFPQYSSAATGTVFEKVSKVIHKMWNVPQVVYIPPFFDDPLFIDSFSTVAKNFLSDYSADFILFSYHGLPERHVKKSDLTKGKYCLTKENCCDKIEKENQFCYRAQCFATTRLLAKKLNLAPQNYTTSFQSRLGKDPWIKPYTDLILQDLADKGYKKIAVFCPAFVADCLETLEEIQMRAKEQWLGIGGEDLRLIPSLNADSNWVQSVAKMIQKYA from the coding sequence ATGGAACCAAAGGTAAAAACTGGGGTATTGTTAGTGAATGTGGGAACTCCCGATGCTCCTGAAACAAAAGCTGTGCGGCGTTATTTAAAGGAATTTCTTTCTGACCCAAGGGTAATAGATATTCCTGCAGTGATACGTTTCTTTTTATTGCGTTGTATTATTTTGCCTTTCCGCAGCCCAAAATCAGCGCATGCTTATAAAAGCATTTGGTCAAAAGAGCACGGCTCACCTTTATTAATGCATTCTAGGCAACTAGGTATGGCAGTTGGGAAATTATTGGGTGATGATTATCAAGTAGAAGTTTCCATGCGATATCAAAATCCTTCTATTGATGAAGCAATTTCTAAATTGAATCATGCGGGTGTCAGTAAAATTATCGTTTTTCCTTTATTTCCACAGTATTCATCTGCTGCAACAGGAACTGTTTTTGAAAAAGTAAGCAAGGTCATTCATAAAATGTGGAATGTGCCACAAGTTGTATATATTCCCCCTTTCTTTGATGACCCGTTATTTATTGATAGTTTTTCAACAGTAGCAAAGAATTTCTTATCCGATTATTCTGCTGATTTTATTTTGTTTAGTTATCATGGATTACCTGAAAGACATGTTAAAAAGTCCGATTTAACAAAAGGAAAATACTGTTTAACAAAAGAAAATTGCTGTGATAAAATTGAAAAAGAAAACCAGTTTTGTTATAGAGCTCAATGTTTTGCTACTACGAGACTTCTAGCTAAAAAACTAAATTTGGCTCCACAAAATTACACAACTTCTTTTCAGTCAAGACTTGGGAAAGATCCTTGGATTAAACCTTACACAGATCTTATTTTGCAAGATTTAGCTGATAAAGGTTATAAAAAAATAGCTGTATTTTGCCCAGCTTTTGTAGCTGACTGTTTAGAAACCCTAGAAGAAATTCAAATGCGAGCTAAGGAACAGTGGTTAGGAATAGGTGGAGAAGATTTACGCCTTATACCTTCCTTAAATGCAGATTCTAACTGGGTGCAATCGGTAGCAAAAATGATTCAAAAATATGCTTAA
- the uvrB gene encoding excinuclease ABC subunit UvrB: MSDKPFEISWPVTPTGDQPQAIEKLVTGLATGLSEQILLGVTGSGKTFTIANVIAKTQRPTLVIAHNKTLAAQLFQEFKELFPNNAVEYFISYYDYYQPEAYLPSTDTFIDKSASINDNIDKMRHSATKALFERRDVIIVSSVSCIYGLGAPDTYLNSRIVLNLNAEFARDDFIRQLISIQYTRNDISLERGKFRVRGDIIEVVPSSENEKAVRIQFWGDKIEKLSTIDALKGTVIEKIQKINIYPASHYVLENEKIDAVISQISHDLLEKVAEFKKNGKHIEAQRIEQRTLHDLEMIREIGYCQGIENYSRYLDGREPGKPPSTLLDYFPKDYLLVIDESHVTVPQIGGMYRGDRARKETLVQYGFRLPAALDNRPLNFDEFKDRMGQTIYVSATPAKYELEHAGSEIVEQIIRPTGLIDPQILVKPAKGQIDDLLFEIQSVIAKKERVLITTLTKKMAENITAYYAEFGIKIKYLHSEIQSIERVEILRDLRLGIFDVLVGINLLREGLDLPEVSLVAILDADKEGFLRSKTSLIQTVGRAARNANGRVILYADKQTESIQYCIEETSRRREKQEKFNTENNITPQTVYKKIPDDLKKIYNLDYGDAFQEKLIQAIANLDDENILKDAKKLEKYVQKMQKEMLKASQKMDFELAAQLRDKIFILKEQILLLTGES; this comes from the coding sequence ATGTCTGATAAACCTTTTGAAATTTCTTGGCCAGTTACTCCCACAGGAGATCAGCCACAGGCTATAGAAAAATTAGTTACAGGCCTAGCAACAGGACTTTCAGAACAAATATTACTTGGTGTAACTGGTTCTGGTAAAACATTTACAATTGCAAATGTTATTGCAAAAACCCAAAGGCCAACTTTAGTCATTGCGCATAATAAAACTTTAGCAGCACAATTATTCCAAGAATTTAAAGAACTTTTTCCAAATAATGCAGTTGAATATTTTATCAGTTACTACGACTACTACCAGCCTGAAGCCTACTTACCAAGCACAGATACTTTTATCGATAAGTCTGCTTCTATCAACGATAATATAGATAAAATGCGCCATAGTGCAACAAAAGCTTTATTTGAACGGCGTGACGTTATTATTGTCAGTTCTGTAAGTTGTATTTATGGTTTAGGAGCGCCCGATACCTATTTAAATTCAAGAATAGTTTTAAACTTAAATGCAGAATTTGCCAGAGATGATTTTATCCGTCAGCTGATATCTATTCAATATACTCGAAATGATATTTCATTAGAAAGAGGTAAATTTCGAGTAAGAGGAGATATAATTGAAGTTGTTCCTTCATCAGAAAATGAAAAAGCCGTACGCATTCAATTTTGGGGAGATAAGATAGAAAAGTTATCAACTATTGATGCTTTGAAAGGAACGGTAATAGAAAAAATTCAAAAAATAAATATCTATCCTGCTTCACACTACGTGTTAGAAAATGAAAAGATAGATGCGGTAATTTCACAAATTAGCCATGATTTACTTGAAAAAGTTGCTGAGTTTAAAAAGAATGGAAAGCACATTGAAGCACAACGTATAGAACAAAGAACATTACATGATTTAGAAATGATCCGGGAAATAGGGTACTGTCAGGGAATAGAAAATTATTCTCGTTACTTAGATGGACGAGAGCCTGGTAAACCACCTTCTACTTTATTAGATTATTTTCCAAAAGATTATTTATTGGTTATAGATGAAAGTCACGTAACAGTTCCGCAAATAGGCGGCATGTATCGTGGAGATAGAGCAAGAAAAGAAACATTAGTGCAATATGGATTTCGCTTACCAGCTGCACTAGATAATCGTCCCTTAAATTTTGACGAATTTAAAGATCGAATGGGTCAGACTATTTATGTTTCAGCAACTCCCGCTAAATATGAATTAGAACATGCAGGATCTGAGATTGTTGAACAGATTATTCGTCCTACTGGTTTAATTGACCCTCAAATTCTTGTTAAACCAGCTAAAGGGCAAATTGATGATCTTTTATTTGAAATTCAAAGTGTGATTGCAAAAAAAGAAAGAGTTTTAATTACTACATTAACTAAAAAAATGGCAGAAAATATCACTGCTTATTATGCAGAATTTGGTATAAAAATAAAATATCTTCATTCGGAAATTCAAAGCATTGAGCGAGTTGAGATATTACGAGATCTTCGATTAGGTATTTTTGATGTTCTCGTAGGAATTAATCTCTTACGTGAAGGGCTTGATTTACCCGAAGTTTCCTTAGTTGCTATTTTAGATGCAGATAAAGAAGGTTTTTTAAGAAGTAAAACAAGTTTAATTCAAACTGTTGGTAGAGCAGCAAGAAATGCTAATGGAAGAGTTATTTTATATGCTGATAAACAAACTGAAAGTATACAATATTGCATTGAAGAAACTTCTAGAAGAAGAGAAAAACAAGAAAAATTCAATACCGAAAATAATATAACACCTCAAACAGTATATAAAAAAATACCAGATGATTTAAAGAAAATATATAATCTTGACTATGGTGATGCATTTCAAGAAAAATTAATTCAGGCAATAGCAAATTTAGATGATGAAAATATTTTAAAAGACGCTAAAAAATTGGAAAAATATGTCCAAAAAATGCAAAAAGAAATGTTAAAAGCTTCGCAAAAAATGGATTTTGAATTAGCGGCTCAATTGAGGGATAAAATTTTTATATTAAAAGAGCAAATTCTTTTACTAACAGGTGAATCTTAA
- the truA gene encoding tRNA pseudouridine(38-40) synthase TruA, translated as MEENEYQNFKLTFSWNGEKFHGYQQQPNVFTVQEAISKAWFILTKETVTLTGCSRLDAGVHANCFVLNFQSRTKYSLDRILKGLNGIFHSHLHLDISLYSVEHVESDFHARFSANGKHYRYLIWNGFSEHAFLTRRCWHVRSKLDKSELFLQFQNYVGEHDFSAFRAVDCGAKNTQKKIYKIHTQFHPVYPECIIIDIWGDGFLKNMIRNMVGTAVDIASNKLPKNTITEGFLHKNRNQMGVCAPAWGLTLMQVFYSDIELNSSLKAQTFFPSPC; from the coding sequence ATGGAAGAAAATGAATACCAAAACTTTAAATTAACATTTTCTTGGAATGGTGAAAAATTTCATGGGTATCAACAACAACCAAATGTTTTTACAGTGCAAGAAGCAATTTCAAAAGCTTGGTTTATTTTAACTAAAGAAACTGTAACTTTAACTGGTTGTAGTCGTTTAGATGCTGGTGTTCATGCAAATTGCTTTGTCTTAAATTTTCAGTCACGAACAAAATATTCTTTGGATAGAATTTTGAAAGGTCTGAACGGAATTTTTCATTCACATTTACATTTGGATATTTCTTTGTATTCAGTGGAACATGTAGAAAGTGATTTTCATGCCAGATTTTCAGCAAATGGAAAACATTATAGATATTTAATTTGGAATGGATTTTCTGAACATGCTTTTTTAACGCGTAGATGTTGGCACGTACGTTCAAAATTAGATAAGTCTGAACTTTTTTTGCAATTCCAAAATTATGTTGGAGAGCATGATTTTTCTGCTTTTCGTGCTGTGGATTGTGGAGCTAAAAATACGCAAAAAAAAATCTATAAAATTCATACACAATTTCATCCTGTTTATCCTGAATGCATTATTATCGATATTTGGGGCGATGGTTTTTTGAAAAACATGATACGCAATATGGTAGGAACAGCGGTTGATATAGCAAGCAATAAATTACCAAAGAATACCATAACCGAAGGTTTTTTACATAAAAATAGAAACCAAATGGGAGTATGTGCGCCTGCATGGGGTCTAACCCTAATGCAAGTCTTTTATTCAGATATTGAACTAAATAGTAGTCTTAAAGCTCAAACCTTCTTCCCCTCTCCGTGTTAA
- a CDS encoding protein-glutamate methylesterase/protein-glutamine glutaminase yields MTQRNIHKKKIKVLIIDDSISMRKFFSSLLSFDHQIEVIATAQDPFEAFKIIEQKKPDVITLDLHMPKMDGFTFLQKMMQQYPTPTIIISSYAKENSENALKALTYGALDIFPKQVIQPGSNVEVIAKELIHKVKLAARISLKPLLKIESIVTKKQHINPLPRNPINKQAIKLIAIAASTGGTDALRKILSQLPENIPSILIVQHMAKEFLQGFANNLNNVCQFKVKLAEQNETIEPGKAYLAPGDLHMEILRQQHNYIIRLKEGPLIQGVRPSANPLFSSVARNVGKYALGIILTGMGADGSDGLLELKKVGSLTIAQDEETSVVFGMPKKAIAKGAVDLVLPLNTIAEKIISECSDSSQQLVS; encoded by the coding sequence TTGACTCAGAGAAATATTCATAAAAAGAAAATAAAGGTATTAATCATTGATGATTCAATTTCAATGCGAAAATTTTTTAGTTCTCTTCTTAGCTTTGATCATCAAATTGAAGTAATTGCAACTGCACAGGATCCTTTTGAGGCTTTTAAAATAATTGAGCAAAAAAAGCCTGATGTGATTACTTTAGATTTGCATATGCCTAAAATGGATGGATTTACTTTTTTGCAAAAAATGATGCAACAATATCCCACTCCTACAATTATTATTAGTAGTTATGCAAAAGAAAATTCGGAAAACGCATTAAAAGCTTTAACTTATGGAGCCTTAGATATTTTTCCTAAGCAAGTCATTCAACCAGGTTCTAATGTTGAGGTAATAGCAAAAGAATTAATTCATAAAGTAAAGTTAGCAGCCAGAATATCACTCAAACCATTATTAAAAATTGAATCAATAGTTACAAAAAAACAACATATAAACCCTTTGCCAAGAAATCCAATTAATAAACAAGCAATTAAGCTAATAGCTATTGCAGCATCTACCGGTGGAACCGATGCTCTTAGAAAAATACTTTCACAATTGCCAGAAAATATTCCTAGTATTTTAATTGTCCAACATATGGCTAAAGAATTTTTACAAGGATTTGCCAATAATTTAAATAATGTTTGTCAATTTAAAGTAAAATTAGCTGAACAAAATGAAACCATTGAACCTGGAAAAGCATACTTAGCTCCTGGTGATTTGCATATGGAAATTCTACGCCAGCAACATAATTATATCATAAGATTAAAAGAAGGACCTCTTATTCAAGGAGTAAGACCATCTGCAAATCCTTTATTTTCCTCTGTTGCGAGAAATGTTGGAAAATATGCACTTGGAATAATACTTACTGGCATGGGGGCTGATGGTTCTGATGGTCTGCTGGAACTTAAAAAAGTAGGAAGTTTAACAATTGCACAAGATGAAGAAACTTCGGTTGTATTTGGAATGCCTAAAAAAGCTATTGCAAAAGGTGCTGTAGATTTAGTGTTACCTTTAAATACAATTGCTGAAAAAATTATTTCAGAATGCTCTGACTCATCGCAACAATTAGTATCTTAA
- the asnS gene encoding asparagine--tRNA ligase produces MSTLLSGLTQISEIHADNIPPSQISIAGWLRTKRGSKKFSFLEINDGTCAKSLQVIVDANISNYSDIEKLTTGCSVKITGNLVLSPGKGQKYELQATAVSIYGFADPETYPLQKKEMTYEYLRDNAHMRVRTSTYSSVFRIRSRISFAIHQFFTQRGFCYVHTPLLTTADGEGAGESFKVTNFDLEKVPKTKEGKVDFTQDFFEEPTMLCVTGQLEGELLAMGLNRIYTFGPTFRAENSNTSRHLAEFWMVEPEFAFADLEDNMQLAQDMIRFVVADVLENCHDDLDVCIQKTQLDTREYLRLALEKPFIRVSYTEAIEILKSCGKNFEHPVYWGCDLKSEHERYLCEEHFKSPTIVFNYPEELKAFYMYLNDDGKTVRAMDVLMPGIGEVVGGSQREDRENILIERMKAKGINTEHMDFYVSLRRFGSVPHAGFGLGLERLIMWVTGMNNIRDVIPFPRTPGNCKY; encoded by the coding sequence ATGTCGACATTACTTTCTGGGCTGACTCAGATATCTGAAATTCATGCGGATAATATCCCTCCCTCACAGATTTCAATTGCAGGGTGGTTAAGGACTAAAAGAGGTTCTAAAAAATTTTCCTTTTTAGAGATTAATGATGGGACCTGTGCCAAGTCTTTGCAGGTTATTGTTGATGCAAATATATCAAATTATTCTGATATTGAAAAATTAACCACAGGTTGTTCAGTAAAAATCACAGGTAATTTAGTACTAAGCCCTGGAAAAGGGCAGAAATATGAATTGCAAGCTACTGCTGTTTCTATATATGGTTTTGCCGATCCAGAAACTTACCCTCTTCAGAAAAAAGAAATGACCTATGAATATCTCCGCGATAATGCACATATGCGTGTCAGAACATCTACATATTCAAGCGTCTTTCGCATCAGAAGCAGAATCAGTTTCGCAATTCATCAGTTCTTTACTCAACGCGGATTTTGTTATGTTCATACTCCACTACTAACCACGGCTGATGGAGAAGGGGCTGGCGAGTCTTTTAAAGTGACAAATTTCGATTTGGAAAAAGTGCCTAAGACAAAAGAAGGAAAAGTTGACTTTACGCAAGATTTTTTTGAAGAACCCACTATGCTTTGTGTTACAGGCCAATTAGAGGGCGAATTGCTCGCTATGGGTTTGAATCGTATATATACTTTTGGCCCCACTTTTCGCGCAGAAAATTCAAATACTTCAAGGCATTTAGCTGAGTTTTGGATGGTTGAACCTGAATTTGCCTTTGCTGATTTAGAAGATAATATGCAACTTGCACAAGATATGATTCGTTTTGTTGTAGCGGATGTATTAGAAAATTGTCATGATGATCTTGATGTTTGTATTCAAAAAACACAATTAGACACAAGAGAATATTTGCGCTTAGCTTTAGAAAAACCTTTTATTCGTGTTTCCTATACTGAAGCAATAGAAATTTTAAAGAGTTGTGGGAAAAATTTTGAACACCCAGTGTATTGGGGCTGTGACCTAAAAAGTGAGCATGAACGCTATCTATGTGAAGAACATTTTAAATCTCCAACGATTGTCTTTAATTATCCTGAAGAGTTAAAAGCTTTTTATATGTATTTAAATGATGATGGTAAAACAGTGCGGGCGATGGACGTCTTAATGCCTGGGATAGGTGAGGTTGTAGGTGGAAGCCAGCGTGAAGATAGAGAAAATATTTTAATTGAAAGAATGAAGGCAAAAGGAATAAATACTGAGCATATGGATTTTTATGTTTCCTTACGACGCTTTGGGTCTGTACCACATGCTGGTTTTGGGCTTGGACTTGAACGTTTAATTATGTGGGTAACAGGTATGAATAATATTAGGGATGTTATCCCCTTCCCAAGAACTCCAGGTAATTGTAAATATTAA